In the Alligator mississippiensis isolate rAllMis1 chromosome 7, rAllMis1, whole genome shotgun sequence genome, one interval contains:
- the LOC102557837 gene encoding C-C motif chemokine 20 yields MASFNSKTLVLYFLVGLLFVFWTAEAQSNQDCCLSYTRAALPPWAITGYTEQSSNEVCDINAIIFHTKSGIRACTNPKAKWVKKLLLLLSKRLKKMSNQDGF; encoded by the exons ATGGCAAGCTTCAACAGCAAGACCTTGGTCTTGTATTTTTTGGTGGGGCTGCTGTTTGTTTTCTGGACTGCTGAGG CACAAAGCAACCAAGATTGCTGCCTTTCCTACACACGTGCTGCGCTGCCTCCTTGGGCCATAACTGGCTATACAGAACAATCATCAAATGAAGTCTGTGACATCAATGCTATCAT ttttCACACAAAGAGTGGGATAAGAGCATGCACAAACCCAAAAGCCAAGTGGGTGAAGAAACTTCTTCTTCTTCTGAG caaaaggcTCAAGAAGATGTCAAATCAAGATGgtttctga